From the Chanos chanos chromosome 7, fChaCha1.1, whole genome shotgun sequence genome, the window ATGAGATGCTACAGTAGATGACGTCATCAAACACGAAAAAATGCCGGGAATATTTAACATCAGTCACTGGTTCCGTGTGCTCATTTGGCGGGTTTCAAGCaagtgctgtttttctgtgcgACGGactttataattttttttattgaatacGTAACCGAAATAACTAGAAATGCCTGCCACCTCAGAAATACACACGGCTGGACCATGCACTGTTGATGAACCGGAAAAATCccaaagacaaacagcaaagagctctctctcacagttctgTGATGAGCGCGGTTATCTCAATCAAATTGAATACATTTTGCAGCACGGAGTACGAAAAGGCGACCGGACCGGAACCGGGGTGATTTCTGTATTTGGGTCACAAGCGAGATACAACCTCCGAGGTGAGAGTTTTAGCTGACGGGATATATTTCTGCATACAAGAAAATGTCGGTTGTCAGAAAAAGTGCTTGCATTGTTTCTTTTGAATGATACCAAGACGCGTATAAGCTGTTCgacatgttaaagaaaaaacacaagcgAAACGATAGCAATTCGCGACCATGGTTAATACTCCAGTAATTGTAAAGTCAGAATAAGCGAATCAGCTAACTTGCTTTATATCCAcccataaaaacacaaaaacgtCAGTGATTGTCACCGGCCTGTGATAACACTGTGTAAAACAAGTACTCAGATAGCTACCACATACTGACGGTTATTTTTCTGCATGCTGAATTTTTAGACCAGTTTCCCTTGCTTACGACGAAAAGGGTTTTCTGGAAAGGCATCTTGGAGGAGCTCTTGTGGTTTATTAAAGTAAGAAATTAAGcatttgtgacattttaaaaacacacagtggcCATAATTCATTTAATGTGTACATTTTAAGCTCATTGCGGTCTGTGCACCCCTGCTAACACTGCTCCCTACGTCAGGGCTCGACTAACGCTAAGGAACTGTCAGAGAAAGGAGTGAAGATTTGGGACGCCAACGGCTCGCGGGAATTCTTGGATAAGAACGGTCTCACGGAGCGCGAGGAAGGCGACTTGGGTCCCGTTTATGGTTTTCAATGGAGACACTTTGGCGCCGAATacaaagacatgcacacagGTGACAGACTCCGCCCCTTTTCATATGAGTCGACTCAGCTCTGAAGGGTTATTAAGTCGTAAGGTTTTTGAAGCCTAGGGATGGTTTGAGTTTGAGATAAATGTGAATGAGTTAATCTAAGGATTGGTGTGTTTAATGAGTTTTAATGTCTCTCTCATGGACAGATTATACAGGACAAGGTGTGGACCAGCTGCAGAAAGTCATCGATACGATCAAGTCCAATCCAGAGGACAGGAGGATTATTATGTGTGCCTGGAATCCTAAAGGTACAGCAAACCGTCTCAATGGTTCCCActttatattacacacacagtaaccaaACACATCAGTCAGTCACTGGGTGCTAAAGACCAACTCAAAAATCTTGCACTGTACGCAgcaacacctcacacacacacacacacacacatacacgcacagtgGAATTGGAATCTTCTGTAGACTAGCGTAATTCACCGCTAACTcttgaaactctgtgtgtgtgcacgccctATGCACACCTACTTTACAAAACTACTAAAGTCACAAGCTTGTTGGTCTCTAGACCTGAAGTAATTTCCATGAAGATGAGGTTGCTAAATACTTCATAAACCAGCACAGCAACATAGATCTGAACCTAACACTCACTAacttgtcttctctctttctctctctctctcactcgtttGTGCTCTCAGACCTACCCCTGATGGCATTGCCCCCATGCCATGCCCTTTGTCAGTTTTACGTATCCGATGGCGAGTTGTCATGCCAACTGTATCAGCGTTCGGGTGACATGGGGCTGGGAGTGCCCTTCAACATCGCCAGCTACTCCCTGCTCACCTACATGATCGCCCACGTCACCAGACTCAAGGTACACCTTCACCTGTCACCTGGCTAATTATCTCTTTAACTGGATGTTAATGATATCTGACCGCCCTGGACATGATTTGACAGATTGCCTGGTTTGTTGCAGAGGAAAATTGTTATTACttattcactcatttattcattcacttgtGCATCATCTAGATTACTTTGCAGACTCATTGAAATaaattttttcatttatttgtgcaATATACTTACCATTGTGTGTTCAcgtgtttttttaatattagaGCTAATAGATATTTTTCCTCcctattctcctctctctctctctctctctctctctctctcaagcctGGTGACTTCGTGCACACTCTGGGCGATGCCCATGTTTACACCAATCACGTTGAGCCTCTGAAAGAGCAGGTAGGTCTCAGGTATCTGTGGGCTGGTTTATTTGACAGGGGGTTAAGCTCTCACCAAAATGTATTCCAGTTTAAGCTGGCATAAAAACAGAGCCTACTTTGTTGATCACAAATCGTATTTTCTCTCcaaaatattcatttgtttacagcATTTATCTAATGGGTTTTTGACATGATTATTTGATAATGGTACTCAAAGACACCAGaggctgttctgtgtgttctaaAGACTAattatgtgttaaaaaaaatgttgtgggAATAAATGAATCAGTGTTGATTATACTTGTAGcatcacaacaaaaacagtttgatgGTGTGTGAATTTATTTGCCATTAAAATAGATCAAACCTTGTTCTGAACAAAACCACATACTGTGTGGTGATTCTGAACTCGGTGTACTGCAAACAGGTCAACATGATTTTGGGACAGATTTCAGGTAAATTTTTGTACTCTGTAGGTCAAAATGGACATGTCTTTGTAGGAggacagatttaaaaaacaaaacaaaactgaaaaacaccCAGTACAAATGGGAGTCTAatactgtcatgtttttacttttaGCTCCAGAGAGAGCCAAGGCCTTTCCCTAAGCTGAAGATCCGTAGGACAGTGGAAAGGATCGACGACTTCCGTGCAGATGATTTTGAGATCTGTGATTATAATCCATATCCCACAATCAAAATGCAGATGGCTGTGTAGAGTATTGGGCTTCACTCTGAAAGTACTGCATTAATAGTTTAGATTTTTATTATCAAAGCCCAGatctgtaaatatttactttttttctttaaataaacgTGTTTAACTTGTGTTCAATGGGTTAATTAATGTTTTACCTAAGAAATGAAATCTCACACCACAAGAAAGTAAAATTATACAACAATTTATTGCAGGATGGAATATCAAAAGATCCAGTCAACATTTTCAAATTGCTgggatttatttaaaaaaagattacaaGCTCCTATAGAGAGGCATGTCCTTTTTGTGATGGACATTTCGCATTTCTTTACTCTCTGGAACAACAAGGTAATTTTAGCAATGATTAGCAGTGTTAAAGATGTTTTATGAGAGGCAGttagaatgtttgtgtgtgttttcccttttttctctgctttttctgCCAGCTTAAGGAgaacactgtgtatgtgtgtgtgtatttatgttttcactGTCCTTTCTGCAGTAGTGTTGTCTTCCACACCTCCCCATTAGGAAACTGGTATTTCTGCACAGACTCTTCCAACATCTCACAGGAGAAGCCAGGATCCTGTaaacatgcgcgcacacacacacacacacacacacacacaaacaaacaacacatcagGCCTGTGTATGTCCTCACCCTCCTATGGCTGAGTGCTGTTTTTAGGTGACTCACCTTTGGGGGGATGTAACAAGCTTGTCTGATGACTGTCGGACTCCTGAAGTGCTCGTGGAGGTGGtccacatactcacacattcttacacacacacacacagaaataaggAACACTGCATTTCTGGTACAATGAGAACTGGGCTGATAGATTCTGATATGGTATCACAATATTGCTCTGGAGACTATTATCAGTGGTTTGGGGCAGAAAATTAGAAACACGGttctcacacacgcaaatgTGCTGTACCTGTTTTGTAAACTGCCGGACACTGAGATGTAATCAAACAGAATGAGGTGCTGAACCAATTCACACAGTCCAACTCCCCCGGCATGAGGGCACACAGGaactaaagaaataaacattttaccaCCACAGAAACCTTTATCCATGATATATAcaatattaatataaaacagtatatacacacacatacacatacacagcggTCTCACCATTGAACTTGCAGGCCATGAGCAGAATAGCAAGGTTTTCGTTAACACTTCCCACCCTACAGCTGTCAATCTGAACAAACTGGAGAGCAGAGGCCTGGAGAAACTGCTTAAACATCACCCTGTTAtggcactgacacacaaacaggcacataCTGCAAATGAAAATCACTGACAGTTACCAagtgtatataaataaatagatatgtACAGGAGTGGAGAGAGTAAAAGTActgttgctgaaaaaaaaagtactctaagtagagttaaactaaCAATCGtttttgtaaatgagtgaccattttatttttacttatttacttaaatatttttcaggagggttactttaactctacttagagtacttttttttaggaggagtacttctacttttacttttcccACCCATGGATATATAGATATAGCTAGATAGACAGATGTAGTTACATACAGGTGTATAGAtacattgttttattatttgacaTGAACAACATGaaagacatgttttgtttaaaagtcGTTCAGAAACACTTACCTGCTCTCCTGTGGCCACGCCTATATCCAGAGGAGCCAATGCCTGAAaacaaaagtacaaataaatgaacactaCTCATTTACAGAACCAATATGTGTATGTCTTGtctacacacatatgcagacactCCCTACACACTTTGGAGATGGTAGCATGTCCGAGGATGTCGTCAGGGGAGGTAGGTTCTTCAATCCACAATGGCCGGAACTCTGCAAGTTTGGTTACCCAGGCAACAGCCTCACTGACATCCCACCGCTGGTTGGCATCGATCATCTAAATCAAAGGTCAAAGAGGTAATTTATCCTCATCATTCCAATCACATTCAGCCCTGGAGAAACAGTCAATAACATGAACCAATGGGAAACAGACAAGAACATGATGGTCCAATCGTACACTTTCGGAGGCATTACCAGCGTTTTGTCTGGTCCAATCATCTGCCTGATGAGACGGCATCTGCGGATGTCGTCTTCTAGGTCCGCCCCAACTTTCACTTTAAATCGCGTCCATCCTTCAGCCAATGCCGTAGAGCACagctacacgcacacacacacacacacactgatccatCAACACCATAAAGCACTGCTATAAACCAGagataaatacagacacacttacCTGGGTGAGCTGCTGGTCGGAGTAGCCAAGCCAGGCACAGGAGGTGGTATAGGCTGGGTAACCGTCCTTCAGCATCTGCTCCTCTGGAGCACAGAAATCACAGGAGCATTAAGACCGTCTCACCAAGGCAGCGAAAAAAttaaaaacgcacacacacacacacacacacacatgcacacactaaataattcaaaagatacatacatacctCTCTGCTGCTTTCCCTCCCTGGCTTTCATCAATATGTCTATCacatgaaaagaagagagagagagagagagagtcactaaGAGTGAGGCGTGCTCGTTTACTTCCTTGTGACTGTGGTGTGAACTGAGTCACTGGGTTTTGATATGACCTCACCTAATGCTTCCCTCTCAGTCAGAGCATCACTGATGTAGCGGAAATCAATGCATTTGATCAGGAGGTCAGGGTCCTGTGAGAACACATGGTCATACGTGTTTACTTGGCTAAACTCATGAAACGGGATTAATCAATAACAGGAGACGGGATTTCCAACCCTGTACTTACCATATCCACAAGCAGCTTCCACAGAGGCTGGAGGAAAATGGCAAATGTGAGTCGCACATTAACAATGACACAACAACAAGCATCTGTTTtgtatagtgactgtgtgtgtgtgtatgtgtgtgaagtgtatgcCTAGAATGAGGTGACAATAGAGagcagagggtgtgtgtgtgtgttaccttgccTTCAGCCCTTGCCCACAGGTCCCAGACAGCATTGAGCACTGCTGCAGTGGCCAGGTGAATGACACCTTTCTCGGGTCCAATCTGACACAGCACAAAAGAGTAGATAACTaaagaaactgaatgaatgattgaacgAATAAATCTATTGGTTAAACAGTCTACCTACAATCTAACTGCTGAATAATCCATTTATGAGCCATTGACCTATCCATCCTAGATAGATGCagtaaactaca encodes:
- the enosf1 gene encoding mitochondrial enolase superfamily member 1 isoform X1; the encoded protein is MSKIKITGLTVSDVRFPTSQEHHGSDAMHTDPDYSAAYVVLETDAALKGYGLTFTVGRGTEIVVCAVEALSGLVIGKTLEEIVNDFRGFYRILTSDGQMRWIGPEKGVIHLATAAVLNAVWDLWARAEGKPLWKLLVDMDPDLLIKCIDFRYISDALTEREALDILMKAREGKQQREEQMLKDGYPAYTTSCAWLGYSDQQLTQLCSTALAEGWTRFKVKVGADLEDDIRRCRLIRQMIGPDKTLMIDANQRWDVSEAVAWVTKLAEFRPLWIEEPTSPDDILGHATISKALAPLDIGVATGEQCHNRVMFKQFLQASALQFVQIDSCRVGSVNENLAILLMACKFNVPVCPHAGGVGLCELVQHLILFDYISVSGSLQNRMCEYVDHLHEHFRSPTVIRQACYIPPKDPGFSCEMLEESVQKYQFPNGEVWKTTLLQKGQ
- the tyms gene encoding thymidylate synthase; translation: MPATSEIHTAGPCTVDEPEKSQRQTAKSSLSQFCDERGYLNQIEYILQHGVRKGDRTGTGVISVFGSQARYNLRDQFPLLTTKRVFWKGILEELLWFIKGSTNAKELSEKGVKIWDANGSREFLDKNGLTEREEGDLGPVYGFQWRHFGAEYKDMHTDYTGQGVDQLQKVIDTIKSNPEDRRIIMCAWNPKDLPLMALPPCHALCQFYVSDGELSCQLYQRSGDMGLGVPFNIASYSLLTYMIAHVTRLKPGDFVHTLGDAHVYTNHVEPLKEQLQREPRPFPKLKIRRTVERIDDFRADDFEICDYNPYPTIKMQMAV
- the enosf1 gene encoding mitochondrial enolase superfamily member 1 isoform X2, coding for MSKIKITGLTVSDVRFPTSQEHHGSDAMHTDPDYSAAYVVLETDAALKGYGLTFTVGRGTEIVVCAVEALSGLVIGKTLEEIVNDFRGFYRILTSDGQMRWIGPEKGVIHLATAAVLNAVWDLWARAEGKPLWKLLVDMDPDLLIKCIDFRYISDALTEREALDILMKAREGKQQREEQMLKDGYPAYTTSCAWLGYSDQQLTQLCSTALAEGWTRFKVKVGADLEDDIRRCRLIRQMIGPDKTLMIDANQRWDVSEAVAWVTKLAEFRPLWIEEPTSPDDILGHATISKCHNRVMFKQFLQASALQFVQIDSCRVGSVNENLAILLMACKFNVPVCPHAGGVGLCELVQHLILFDYISVSGSLQNRMCEYVDHLHEHFRSPTVIRQACYIPPKDPGFSCEMLEESVQKYQFPNGEVWKTTLLQKGQ